In Bacteroidota bacterium, one DNA window encodes the following:
- a CDS encoding choice-of-anchor D domain-containing protein, with product MVSSGGRIRYILYYIALFCALGSVTATASTTTTLLSEDFYGGPFPPTGWSHDHGGSTPGSYWSQHGAGGHNGSWVMNMWDCRWDRIYSPSLNLSSYDPQLDSVFVEFDVYMEFNWKDEQQVWSHGHGGSQFQVFPDNGDGGYLSASPLLDLSYTSDYYTYDNSAYGNWWELADPNTSWSSWRHYKMMVPSTYWYSTFRLVFFAQTIYNCNGGNIAFDNVVVSVKQPQLISYEPTAMDFGGLIIGRQSEPQCVSITNNSSASVAISSAVIAGDGAGEFQIVGEVPESIAPHASVDICVVFAPTIHAVDSAELVVNNASDNNPEIIVTLRGIGLQPLIELIPVDAHNTPTRLFTQVYVTLGDTLEQTMLVKNVGDGNLRVCGSTDIGGDFPNEYFISQLPSDGIPAGGIDTIRVKFTPTMEGLHRAELNVVSNALNGTQYVDLNGTGILPKIVVEPNPLTFDSLLIGGNVRTDLRISNPGSDTLWLLNQVISSNDGDFVFDLLPRENSFIPPGMSRFIGVNFMPKRPGIRTATLTLFTNIPLTFEYEAGGAGEGGGSYLSVMTPIRRDTGTIRVEISGTGVPYGELFLSRGGSGDAKLDSTIIGTTVCAIDTIWNFGEADIKISDMYIQGLNASEFGISNPGVPFIVRAKTYHTVEVCATPAQRGIRAATMVVKGTSAELSLQASLPVVVFGQEVCASLNPDNTVPLFEEHFVVKNTDSVLCVEVTNCGDVTAVYSAHLTDDTYYTVTPSQSPSVQPGQSTTFCVRFVPTGVGEFDSRLVVGTEYLNSMVLDLKGIGACANLSNREFTVPITNVGGHSTFAVTIDNTGNYDYVLGTPSLVQPDSAYRLIEPVPTVVPSGGNVQIMIGYDPTKHQTTYTGALTFPNGGPCTDNEVGVSWMQVTGTEGVTQTTEESGYVLGQNYPNPTPGQTSFTFTTPNEANVTVRLSNLTGYVVRTLIDGRVSEGSHVVTFDGSDLASGTYIYTLESEGVRLTRLLVLTK from the coding sequence ATGGTATCATCCGGAGGACGGATCCGATACATCCTCTATTATATCGCGCTATTTTGTGCCCTCGGGTCGGTGACCGCGACGGCGTCCACGACAACAACACTTCTGTCGGAGGATTTTTACGGCGGGCCGTTCCCGCCGACCGGCTGGAGTCACGATCACGGCGGCAGTACGCCGGGTAGTTATTGGTCGCAGCACGGAGCAGGCGGCCATAACGGGTCGTGGGTAATGAATATGTGGGACTGCAGATGGGATCGTATTTATAGTCCCTCGTTAAACCTCAGCAGCTATGATCCCCAACTGGACTCGGTGTTTGTTGAATTCGATGTCTATATGGAATTCAACTGGAAGGATGAGCAGCAAGTCTGGTCGCACGGACATGGCGGTTCGCAATTTCAGGTGTTTCCTGATAACGGCGATGGTGGGTATCTGAGCGCAAGCCCGCTCCTCGATCTTTCCTATACGTCAGACTATTACACCTACGATAATTCTGCGTACGGGAATTGGTGGGAGTTGGCCGATCCGAATACATCGTGGTCGAGTTGGCGTCATTATAAAATGATGGTGCCGAGCACATATTGGTATTCGACGTTCCGACTCGTGTTCTTTGCGCAAACTATCTATAATTGCAACGGAGGCAATATCGCCTTCGACAATGTCGTCGTATCCGTGAAGCAGCCGCAGTTGATCTCGTATGAGCCGACAGCGATGGATTTCGGTGGCCTCATTATCGGACGGCAGAGCGAACCACAGTGCGTGAGCATCACGAACAACAGCTCTGCGTCAGTCGCAATCTCCTCGGCAGTCATCGCCGGAGATGGCGCCGGTGAATTCCAGATCGTCGGTGAAGTACCCGAGAGCATCGCACCGCATGCTTCCGTGGATATCTGCGTCGTATTTGCACCGACGATCCATGCTGTAGACTCGGCAGAACTGGTGGTGAACAATGCATCGGATAACAACCCCGAGATCATCGTCACGCTCCGTGGCATTGGCTTGCAGCCACTGATAGAACTCATCCCCGTCGATGCACATAATACACCGACGAGGCTGTTTACGCAAGTGTATGTCACCCTCGGCGACACGCTGGAGCAAACAATGCTCGTCAAGAATGTCGGAGACGGTAACTTGCGCGTGTGCGGCTCGACGGACATTGGCGGTGATTTCCCGAATGAGTATTTCATTTCGCAACTCCCATCCGACGGGATTCCGGCCGGAGGCATCGATACGATTCGGGTCAAATTCACCCCGACGATGGAAGGGCTGCATCGGGCAGAGCTCAATGTCGTGAGCAATGCGCTCAATGGCACGCAGTATGTGGATCTCAACGGGACCGGTATCCTGCCGAAGATCGTCGTCGAACCGAACCCACTGACGTTCGACTCGCTCTTGATCGGCGGGAATGTCCGAACGGATCTTCGGATCAGTAACCCCGGCAGTGACACACTGTGGTTATTGAATCAGGTGATCTCCTCGAACGACGGCGATTTCGTGTTCGATCTGTTGCCAAGAGAAAACTCGTTCATTCCGCCGGGAATGTCGAGATTCATCGGCGTGAATTTCATGCCGAAGCGACCCGGAATCCGTACCGCGACGCTGACACTCTTTACCAATATTCCATTGACATTCGAATATGAAGCCGGTGGCGCTGGCGAGGGCGGCGGCAGCTACTTAAGCGTCATGACGCCGATTCGCCGTGATACGGGTACGATCCGTGTCGAAATCAGTGGGACGGGTGTCCCGTACGGTGAGCTCTTCCTCTCGCGTGGAGGATCCGGAGATGCCAAACTGGATTCGACGATTATCGGCACGACCGTCTGTGCGATCGATACGATCTGGAATTTCGGCGAGGCCGATATCAAAATATCCGATATGTATATTCAAGGACTGAACGCATCGGAATTCGGTATCAGCAATCCGGGTGTGCCGTTCATCGTTCGGGCAAAGACATACCACACGGTGGAAGTATGCGCAACGCCGGCACAGCGCGGGATCCGGGCAGCGACAATGGTGGTCAAAGGGACCTCTGCAGAGCTCTCGTTGCAAGCATCGCTTCCGGTAGTCGTATTCGGCCAGGAGGTATGTGCCTCGCTTAACCCCGACAATACGGTGCCGCTATTCGAAGAACACTTCGTCGTGAAGAACACCGATTCGGTGTTGTGCGTCGAAGTCACCAACTGCGGCGATGTTACGGCCGTCTATTCGGCGCATTTGACCGACGACACGTACTATACGGTTACGCCGTCGCAATCGCCGTCGGTGCAGCCGGGACAGAGCACGACGTTCTGTGTGCGGTTCGTTCCGACGGGCGTGGGTGAATTCGATTCGCGTCTCGTGGTTGGCACCGAATATCTGAACTCGATGGTGCTCGATCTCAAAGGCATCGGAGCGTGCGCTAACTTGAGCAATCGTGAATTCACGGTGCCGATAACCAACGTCGGCGGTCACTCGACGTTTGCTGTGACGATCGACAATACCGGTAACTATGACTATGTGCTTGGCACACCGTCGTTAGTGCAGCCGGATAGTGCGTATCGGCTCATCGAGCCCGTGCCGACTGTCGTCCCATCGGGAGGCAATGTGCAGATCATGATCGGATACGATCCGACTAAGCATCAAACCACCTATACCGGTGCACTGACCTTCCCGAATGGCGGACCGTGCACCGATAACGAGGTTGGCGTAAGTTGGATGCAGGTAACCGGTACCGAAGGCGTCACGCAGACGACGGAAGAATCCGGCTACGTGCTTGGCCAGAATTATCCGAACCCGACACCGGGTCAGACGAGCTTTACGTTCACAACGCCGAATGAAGCGAACGTGACAGTTCGGCTGAGCAATCTGACAGGATATGTCGTCCGGACACTGATCGATGGCCGCGTGAGCGAGGGATCGCATGTCGTCACATTCGACGGCAGCGACCTTGCCAGCGGAACATACATCTACACTCTCGAAAGCGAGGGGGTCAGACTGACAAGACTGTTGGTCCTCACAAAGTAA
- a CDS encoding choice-of-anchor D domain-containing protein, with product MKTLLEHQRGIFAALVIVLASLLGASVASARVNTTLLSEDFSEGYVPPPGWNSDNYSWGASYWSSAGAGDYNGSWVFDLWDCDNDNIYSPTIDLSSYDVNTTVTLDFDMYMEFNYYDMDAQSWSGEGGAQFMVFPDDGSGNFWSNQPLKDLSYTSDNYTYSSGADYQIYDPDVNSGSWRHYTITIPSQYYYSTFRLVFMAQPYWNCNGGNIAIDNVVVTASLPQNINFTPGVMDFGAVESGQQSTPQCVTLTNTSTAPVDISSIYFVGPDADEFALSGTVPTSIPANSDVDVCVQFNPNGNGNRSAKLIVNNTSDNYASVSVDVKGLAQAPVIQLIPVGAHNTTTKMFFTTTKRLGDTLEQTMLLQNIGAGDLHILPATSITGDFPGEYFISQLPVAGVPAGSIDTIRVKFTPTIEGLHGAKLNIISDAANGTQVVNLDGVGVLPKIVVTPDPLRFDSTKIGDTVCTSVTVYNPGSDTLKLKNQVITSNEGDFKIGLLTAEFTSIPPDKSRDISICFIPKQAGSREARLTLFTNIPRTFDSPRLDTGTIVVAIGGTGVPYGSLAIINGKSGVDSTIVGTQICRVDTIWNIGSADITVKNIGISGSEQGDFNFSGVSFPLVIHPKSYVVVNVCATPSARGLRRAQLTVNGTSTDSTVTSSIPLVVYGQLVCAAPNPQALFLDTKVLKSTDSVQCVEVTNCGDVATVYNAQVSNTTYYSVTPAQSALIQPGQTVDFCVHFNPTVTGEQDAKLVITAPNLADVNVDLKGVGACANLTSQNFVVPVTNAGGHSTFAITIDNTGNYDYVLGTPVLTQPASDSAYRIISPVPTTVPAGGNVQITIGYDPSKTQTTYTGSLSFPNGGPCTENTPGLNWSQTTGTESVSQQTEQSGFVLEQNYPNPASSQTSFSFTTPREAAVTVTLSDLTGHAIRTLINGRVSEGAHVVTLDASTLASGTYVYTLQSDGVRLSRLLVLTK from the coding sequence ATGAAAACCTTGTTAGAACACCAACGTGGCATATTTGCGGCGCTCGTGATCGTGCTTGCATCGTTGCTTGGCGCATCGGTTGCATCGGCGCGTGTCAACACGACGTTGCTCAGCGAAGACTTCTCGGAGGGGTACGTCCCGCCGCCGGGCTGGAACAGTGACAATTATTCCTGGGGAGCCAGCTACTGGTCCTCTGCCGGGGCAGGAGACTACAACGGCTCCTGGGTCTTCGATCTCTGGGATTGCGATAACGACAATATCTACAGCCCGACGATCGATCTGAGCAGCTATGACGTGAACACGACCGTTACGCTCGACTTTGACATGTACATGGAGTTCAACTACTATGACATGGACGCGCAGAGTTGGAGCGGCGAAGGTGGAGCTCAGTTCATGGTTTTCCCGGACGACGGCTCGGGTAACTTCTGGAGCAACCAACCGCTCAAGGATCTCTCCTATACTTCCGATAACTATACGTACTCCAGCGGAGCCGACTATCAGATCTACGATCCTGATGTCAATAGCGGCAGCTGGCGTCACTACACTATCACCATTCCGTCGCAGTATTATTACTCGACATTCCGATTGGTGTTCATGGCGCAGCCGTACTGGAACTGCAACGGTGGTAATATCGCCATCGATAACGTGGTTGTCACTGCAAGCTTGCCGCAGAATATCAACTTTACGCCTGGTGTCATGGACTTCGGCGCGGTCGAATCCGGACAGCAGTCAACACCACAGTGTGTTACGCTCACCAATACGAGCACTGCGCCGGTCGATATTTCCTCGATCTACTTTGTCGGACCGGACGCGGATGAGTTTGCGCTCAGCGGCACCGTCCCGACCAGCATTCCGGCAAATTCGGATGTCGATGTATGCGTCCAGTTCAACCCGAACGGAAATGGCAACCGCAGCGCAAAGCTGATCGTCAATAACACTTCGGATAACTATGCTTCCGTCAGTGTCGATGTCAAGGGCCTTGCCCAAGCGCCGGTCATTCAGTTGATCCCTGTTGGTGCGCACAACACGACAACGAAGATGTTCTTCACCACCACCAAACGGCTTGGCGATACGCTCGAGCAGACGATGCTGTTGCAGAACATCGGAGCCGGTGATCTGCACATCCTTCCGGCTACGAGCATCACGGGCGATTTCCCAGGGGAGTATTTTATTTCCCAGTTGCCTGTAGCGGGTGTCCCGGCTGGTTCGATCGATACGATCCGCGTGAAATTCACGCCGACGATCGAAGGATTGCATGGCGCAAAGCTCAATATTATCAGCGATGCTGCGAACGGCACACAGGTTGTCAATCTCGACGGTGTTGGCGTATTGCCGAAGATCGTCGTGACTCCCGATCCGCTTCGCTTCGATTCGACAAAGATCGGCGATACGGTCTGCACGTCGGTCACGGTGTATAATCCGGGCAGCGATACGTTGAAGTTGAAGAACCAGGTGATCACCAGCAACGAAGGCGATTTCAAGATCGGTCTCTTGACGGCAGAGTTTACCTCGATCCCGCCGGATAAGAGCCGCGACATCAGCATCTGTTTCATCCCGAAGCAGGCAGGTTCGCGCGAGGCTCGCTTGACGTTGTTCACGAATATTCCGCGTACGTTCGATTCCCCGCGTCTCGATACCGGAACAATCGTTGTTGCAATTGGCGGCACTGGCGTTCCGTACGGTTCGCTCGCGATTATCAATGGCAAGAGCGGTGTCGATTCGACGATCGTCGGTACGCAGATCTGTCGTGTTGACACGATCTGGAATATCGGTTCCGCCGATATTACAGTAAAGAACATCGGCATCAGCGGCAGCGAACAGGGTGATTTCAACTTCTCCGGTGTGAGTTTCCCGTTGGTGATCCACCCGAAGAGCTATGTCGTCGTCAACGTCTGCGCGACGCCTTCGGCACGCGGCTTGCGTCGTGCGCAGCTGACGGTAAATGGCACGTCGACGGATTCGACGGTCACTTCCTCGATCCCGTTGGTCGTGTACGGACAACTCGTCTGTGCAGCGCCGAACCCACAGGCTCTCTTCCTCGACACGAAGGTGCTGAAGTCGACCGACTCGGTGCAGTGTGTCGAAGTGACCAATTGCGGCGATGTCGCGACCGTGTATAATGCACAGGTATCGAACACGACGTATTATTCGGTGACACCGGCGCAATCCGCGCTGATTCAGCCGGGTCAGACCGTGGACTTCTGCGTACACTTCAATCCGACCGTCACAGGCGAACAGGATGCGAAACTCGTGATCACTGCCCCGAACCTCGCTGATGTCAATGTCGACCTCAAGGGTGTCGGAGCATGTGCAAACCTGACGAGTCAGAACTTCGTCGTGCCGGTCACGAACGCCGGTGGTCATTCGACCTTCGCGATCACGATCGACAATACCGGAAACTACGATTATGTTCTCGGTACTCCGGTACTGACGCAGCCTGCGTCGGATAGTGCATACCGTATTATTTCGCCGGTTCCGACAACCGTTCCGGCCGGTGGTAATGTGCAGATCACGATCGGGTACGATCCGAGCAAGACGCAGACGACCTACACCGGTTCGCTCAGCTTCCCGAACGGCGGCCCATGCACCGAGAACACTCCTGGGTTGAACTGGTCACAGACGACCGGTACCGAGAGCGTTTCGCAACAGACGGAGCAGTCCGGTTTCGTGCTCGAGCAGAACTATCCGAACCCGGCGTCGAGCCAGACGAGCTTCTCGTTCACGACGCCGCGTGAAGCTGCAGTCACGGTGACCCTGAGCGATCTGACGGGTCATGCGATTCGCACGCTCATCAACGGCCGCGTCAGCGAAGGCGCACACGTTGTTACGCTTGATGCCAGCACCCTTGCAAGCGGTACGTATGTGTACACGCTCCAGAGTGACGGTGTCAGACTGAGCCGACTGTTGGTCCTCACCAAGTAA
- the rpsU gene encoding 30S ribosomal protein S21 — MVGIIIQDNEPIDRALRRFKKKYERAGILREFRRRMAFEKPSVVNKMKLQRAARRQKRQQEEMN, encoded by the coding sequence GTGGTAGGAATTATCATCCAAGATAACGAGCCGATCGATCGCGCTCTTCGTCGTTTCAAAAAGAAATACGAGCGTGCAGGGATCCTTCGCGAGTTTCGTCGCCGCATGGCATTTGAAAAGCCGTCGGTCGTCAATAAGATGAAACTTCAGCGCGCGGCTCGCCGCCAAAAGCGCCAGCAGGAAGAAATGAATTAA
- a CDS encoding NAD+ synthase — protein sequence MEPDVRDALRLSVAETLAIIDTFIRDEVRRAGFERVVLGLSGGVDSALSAFLAVRALGSENVHCVMMPYRTSSEASLSDAKLVIEALGCSSEVVEITPMVEPFFQANPDMSNLRRGNVMARERMIVLFDRSAKLAALVLGTSNKTEGLLGYTTQFGDNASALNPIGDLYKTQVWQLSEAVGVPSSILHKAPSADLWVGQTDEQEMGLSYREVDKLLIEMVDHRATLSQLESMGFDRALCEKVSRMVRRSQYKRMPPVIAKIGQRTINVDFRYPRDWGN from the coding sequence ATGGAGCCGGACGTTCGCGATGCGCTTCGCTTATCGGTTGCCGAGACATTGGCGATCATCGACACGTTCATCCGCGACGAAGTGCGTCGCGCCGGGTTCGAGCGCGTGGTGCTTGGTCTTAGCGGCGGAGTCGATAGTGCACTGAGCGCGTTCCTCGCGGTTCGTGCACTGGGCAGCGAAAATGTCCATTGTGTGATGATGCCGTATCGCACATCGAGCGAAGCGAGTCTTTCCGATGCGAAGCTCGTCATCGAAGCGCTCGGGTGCTCGTCGGAAGTGGTAGAGATCACCCCGATGGTCGAACCGTTCTTTCAGGCAAATCCCGACATGTCGAATCTGCGCCGCGGCAATGTCATGGCTCGCGAGCGGATGATCGTCCTCTTCGATAGATCCGCAAAACTCGCTGCGCTGGTCCTCGGCACCTCGAATAAGACCGAAGGCCTGCTTGGCTACACGACGCAGTTCGGCGATAATGCCAGCGCGCTTAACCCGATCGGCGATCTCTATAAGACGCAAGTGTGGCAACTCTCGGAAGCGGTCGGTGTGCCGTCCTCGATTTTGCACAAAGCACCGAGTGCCGACCTTTGGGTGGGGCAAACGGACGAGCAGGAGATGGGTTTGAGTTACCGAGAGGTGGATAAGTTGTTGATAGAGATGGTCGATCATCGCGCGACCTTGTCCCAACTGGAGTCAATGGGGTTCGACCGAGCGCTGTGTGAGAAAGTCAGCCGAATGGTCCGGCGGTCTCAGTACAAACGTATGCCTCCCGTCATAGCAAAGATCGGTCAACGAACAATAAATGTGGACTTCCGATATCCGCGCGATTGGGGGAACTAA
- a CDS encoding pyridoxal phosphate-dependent aminotransferase yields MTIRAAEERLAGRLDQVEDSPTLRIAARATELRKQGRSIVSLSTGEPNFMTPDNIKQAAIRAINENFTKYTAAEGMPELRELVAGKFRADNGIQTTADRVIITSGGKHALSNALFVTCEAGDEVIIPSPFWASYEAIARLSEATPVIVKTSPENDWLLTPELLEASLTDRSRLLMLNTPVNPTSSYYSKDDLAALVPVIKQSGILVLVDELYEKLLYDGHEHYSLGAFGEIADQVITVNGLSKAYAMTGWRLGYATGPKWVIDAMIRLQSQAVSHPSSISQKAAIEAIGGPQDSVEMMRLAFQGRRDLVVGLLNEVPGISFTYPKGAFYVFFDISSYLGRLTPNGKKIGGSFDLCEYLLETEGLALVSGDAFGDPHFVRLSFAASNDDIVEGVRRLRAGLEKLS; encoded by the coding sequence ATGACAATACGAGCAGCCGAAGAACGCCTCGCAGGACGACTCGATCAGGTTGAGGATTCCCCGACCTTGCGCATTGCGGCGCGTGCGACCGAACTCAGGAAACAGGGGCGCTCGATCGTCAGTCTCTCGACCGGAGAGCCGAACTTCATGACGCCGGATAATATCAAACAGGCCGCCATCCGTGCGATCAACGAAAATTTTACGAAGTACACTGCGGCAGAAGGCATGCCGGAGTTGCGCGAGCTGGTTGCCGGAAAATTTCGCGCTGATAACGGTATCCAGACGACAGCAGACCGCGTGATCATTACCTCCGGCGGCAAGCATGCACTCTCGAACGCACTCTTCGTTACGTGCGAGGCCGGCGATGAAGTAATCATCCCATCTCCGTTTTGGGCAAGCTACGAAGCGATCGCGCGCTTGTCGGAAGCAACTCCGGTGATTGTGAAGACGTCGCCCGAGAACGATTGGCTCCTGACGCCCGAACTGCTCGAGGCCTCGCTCACCGACCGCTCGCGGCTATTGATGCTCAATACCCCCGTCAATCCGACGAGCTCTTACTACTCCAAAGACGACCTCGCCGCGTTGGTGCCGGTGATCAAACAGTCCGGGATCCTCGTGCTAGTCGACGAGCTCTACGAAAAGCTTCTCTACGACGGGCACGAACACTATTCGCTTGGTGCATTCGGCGAGATCGCCGATCAGGTGATCACGGTGAACGGACTCTCGAAAGCATATGCAATGACCGGCTGGCGCTTGGGGTATGCGACCGGACCGAAATGGGTGATCGACGCGATGATCCGTCTGCAGTCTCAGGCCGTCTCGCATCCGAGTTCGATCAGCCAGAAAGCTGCCATCGAGGCGATCGGGGGACCGCAGGATTCGGTGGAAATGATGCGCCTTGCATTCCAAGGGCGTCGTGATCTTGTCGTGGGTCTTCTGAACGAGGTGCCCGGTATCTCGTTCACGTATCCAAAAGGTGCATTCTATGTGTTCTTCGATATCTCTTCCTATCTCGGGCGTCTCACACCGAACGGGAAGAAGATAGGAGGCTCGTTCGATCTGTGCGAGTACCTGCTCGAAACCGAGGGATTGGCGCTTGTCTCGGGCGATGCGTTTGGTGATCCTCACTTTGTCCGATTGTCGTTCGCCGCATCGAATGACGATATCGTCGAAGGTGTACGGCGTCTTCGCGCCGGTCTCGAGAAATTATCCTGA
- the coaD gene encoding pantetheine-phosphate adenylyltransferase: protein MIYPGTFDPITNGHLDVIARASELFDEVIVAIATNSAKTPLFTEGQRRTLCEEAVAEMLPNARTIRVDAFSGLLVDYAHRTNAVAVVRGLRALSDFEYEFQMSLMNRKLEHLTTVFLMPNERYTYLNSTIIRELARYGRDVSDFVPNCVQAALRKRFEA from the coding sequence GTGATTTATCCGGGGACGTTCGATCCGATCACGAACGGACACCTTGATGTCATTGCGCGCGCTTCGGAGCTCTTCGACGAAGTAATCGTTGCGATCGCCACGAACAGCGCGAAGACGCCACTCTTTACCGAAGGGCAACGACGCACCCTCTGCGAAGAGGCCGTTGCCGAGATGTTGCCGAATGCCCGGACGATCCGTGTCGATGCATTCAGCGGCCTGCTCGTCGACTATGCCCACCGGACCAATGCGGTTGCGGTTGTGCGGGGACTAAGAGCGCTGAGCGATTTCGAGTACGAGTTTCAAATGTCCTTGATGAACCGCAAGCTCGAGCATCTGACCACCGTCTTTCTGATGCCGAACGAGCGGTATACGTATCTCAACTCTACGATCATTCGCGAACTTGCACGCTACGGACGAGACGTGTCGGACTTCGTCCCGAACTGTGTGCAGGCCGCGTTACGAAAGCGATTTGAAGCATGA
- the rsmD gene encoding 16S rRNA (guanine(966)-N(2))-methyltransferase RsmD, which produces MRIISGIYRSRVLVAPGGTKTRPTSDRARESLFNMLTNMTDFRDAVVLDLFAGSGAFGLEAISRGAARAVEVDSSRDAQKAIERNAQTLGCGPKVRIARADVYSWIAQAHEMYDVIFADPPYDDERTLRELPEALFSSRLLTPDSIVIIEHRSGSDIIPPDGAEIVKERTASLAKFTFLQRRGSTHERTTETGDLSGDVRSDHERTP; this is translated from the coding sequence ATGCGAATTATTTCCGGGATTTATCGCAGCCGTGTGCTCGTCGCGCCGGGTGGGACGAAGACGCGCCCGACCTCTGACCGTGCCAGAGAGTCGCTCTTCAATATGCTTACGAACATGACCGACTTTCGCGATGCGGTCGTGCTCGACCTCTTCGCCGGCAGCGGGGCGTTTGGGTTGGAGGCGATCAGCCGTGGGGCCGCGAGAGCGGTCGAGGTCGATAGCTCCCGTGATGCCCAGAAGGCCATCGAGCGAAATGCACAGACCTTGGGCTGTGGCCCGAAGGTGCGGATTGCACGGGCCGATGTGTACTCGTGGATCGCGCAAGCTCATGAAATGTATGATGTTATCTTTGCCGACCCTCCCTATGACGACGAACGGACGCTGCGCGAATTGCCGGAAGCGCTGTTCTCCTCGCGGCTCTTAACTCCCGATTCTATTGTTATTATCGAGCACCGAAGCGGGTCGGATATTATTCCACCCGACGGTGCCGAGATCGTCAAGGAGCGTACCGCTTCGCTGGCGAAATTTACTTTTTTGCAACGACGTGGCAGCACTCACGAGCGCACAACCGAGACGGGTGATTTATCCGGGGACGTTCGATCCGATCACGAACGGACACCTTGA
- a CDS encoding helix-hairpin-helix domain-containing protein has product MPKSINAFVARLRNIALKFFTPQEYRAVLLFIAAGLAVLCWRAGRTIVTRHIPLLRDSAIVAATHRNDSLFALLSRKDFVRDSLEFWMPAESLGIDNERKMGGGLSKKERDLTAGCISLNGSSADSLALLPGIGKAMAARIVAYRTERGRFRRLSEIMNIHGVGEKTYERIVRYLRLN; this is encoded by the coding sequence GTGCCCAAATCGATCAACGCGTTTGTAGCGAGGTTGCGCAATATTGCGCTGAAGTTCTTCACGCCGCAAGAGTATCGTGCCGTGCTGCTCTTCATCGCGGCCGGTCTTGCCGTGCTTTGTTGGCGTGCAGGCCGGACAATCGTGACGCGTCACATTCCGCTGCTTCGTGATTCTGCCATCGTTGCGGCGACGCACCGCAACGACAGTCTCTTCGCGCTGCTTTCTCGGAAGGATTTCGTCCGCGACTCGCTCGAATTCTGGATGCCCGCCGAAAGTCTGGGGATCGACAACGAGCGGAAGATGGGCGGAGGGCTTTCGAAGAAAGAGCGCGATCTTACCGCTGGCTGTATTTCGCTCAATGGGTCGAGTGCAGATTCGCTCGCACTCCTACCCGGAATCGGGAAGGCAATGGCGGCGCGGATTGTTGCCTACCGAACGGAGCGAGGACGATTCCGGCGCCTGAGCGAGATCATGAATATCCACGGTGTCGGTGAAAAGACGTATGAACGGATCGTCCGGTATCTCCGCCTCAACTGA